DNA from Solenopsis invicta isolate M01_SB chromosome 4, UNIL_Sinv_3.0, whole genome shotgun sequence:
ataccagctaatatttattttaatcaaggcAATGATTTGAATGTACgaaacttttttcagtgtacagttataaaaatattaagtattagttataattttgcattcaacaatataactaatatataactattatataacgagtattataattacattgctgagtagaaaattgtaatagttttataacttggtgtttgctgggCAACGAGAAAAGAACATTTGTAAATGATAATCTTTCGagcgaaataaattttcaaaataaattaaaatttgaatttatttcgatCAAATCAATATAagttctaaattaaattaaaaattaaatctttaatgtttttttaatatattaaatttatggaCTATTAAATTTCCTGGTCAAGAGGGAcccaatgagcagacaatatttttaaaatgttttttaaatacaattttattaaagatatttacaaaacagtaaaaaaaatgtttgctgaTTGGAGACTATTTATTCCATCGTTTAACTCGCAGAATTTTATTACTGCCACCTCAAGATTTTCTGCGTAAGACATGCTtctactttttatctttttaatttttatatttaatgaaactttcttatatgtaatttttttcgggattttcaaaattttatgtaagcTAACAGAGAATGTATGACATTTAACTATAACGCttcgtttataaataaaattgtgagattaaagtaaaatattgctGAACATATGGAAGTTATgcggaataataataaaaaatatatcatttattaatttataatataatagccCAGATAGCACATTACTGTCTTTCCATTTAACAACAAATTGATGTCAAGTGATAATTTTGGTGTCAAAACTACAACAAAGACGGCAATGTGCTATCTGAGAGGTATTTGTATCGATAGATGCTCTACCACTCTGCGAATAAATACATTGCACGATACTCGGGACTTTCGCGAGATGTCACCACTAGAAAGAAATACACGAGCGCGTGCGCGACAATCTCGCCGAATGGATAGAGCCCATAATTTTTcatagctctctctctctctctctctctttgctatTATCGGGTAATTTTGTAATCGCGAAATTGTGAATGAAAATGGATTAGCGTTAGAGAGCACGTTAAGTGCCATGCTGACGTGACACGCGATAACGTGGCCGACATGTCGATTATGCTGTAAACACCGAAGATTCCTCCCTCCCGATAGCGCAAAAGCTAAGGCGAAGGAGATTTCGGGATAAATCGTCTCGTTATAGTGCATTACATCATTGTTGTAAGTAACGATAGATTTTTTTGTGAATGACTTGCACCTATTCGTGCGATCGCTTTCCCCAGTAATGACATGTCGATATGTTTACGTTAAATATATCAATGTTGATACAGTAACAATGCTAATTTACTTATCTGTATTTACTTATCTGTATTTACTTATCTTTTTACCGACGTCGCTCCGATTTGTACGACGTTGGCCATAAATACTTTTACGCCTATCGTAGCCGacgaaaatacaaaaaaaattacttagcaaattttttcataattgtagTAGGGAAGTGATGCAGGTATGCTCGTGTCTCGGTGCAACGGAGAGAATTTCGTAGCATTCGGAGAGTGACTGATTGCCCCAGTGTTATAACATTACACTTCATGCGCAATTATCGCGCCTTGAATACTGTCGAATTTCTTTTACTATTAATCTCATTGTTCTGCAAATAAATTcgttaaatttgattaaattctttGCTGAAGTCTCGCGATTTTCGTTGTCGAATCGATCGATTCCGTAATGATACTTTGACACCTTGCAATTAATTGTAACCCAATTTGTTAAGGATGTGCTTCAAAATAATGTCAGAAAGGGATTTTTTAATCTAcagcattaaaataaaaatttaactgtacGGTATATTTGTATTGTACAAATTTATACGAATATACAGTACAAGGAGCCTACTTTTGAGGTTAGGCTAACCTAACTTAATAGTCCTTAGAAGCTCCTCTCAACCATTTAACTTCTAATTTTGTCCCCTGACTATATCCAAATCATCCGGGATTACAAACTTACAGACTGCCGGAATTTTGAGCGTTAATGCTTATAACACACCGATGAGATATGCTGCATCAAATTAGGCCAAATCCTCCGCGAGTCTCTCTGCTTGACCCATCTGTCGCCACGAGCTACAATATCTGCCCACGTTCGAGAGATGTCTGCGGTAGAGGCAACACCGTTCATCCGCACCATCGAGTGGGACATGATGGACAAGACGAAATTCTTCCCGCTCAGTATGCTGTCCTCGTTCTCGGTCAGGTGTTGCCTGTACCCCCTGACAGTGATCAAGACTCGCCTCCAAGTGCAAAGACAAAATCACATGTACAATGGTAAAACAAATTAACTTTTGTTAACTTCTAATTTGACTTCTTATACACAAATCGCATTcttatacaatatttcttatcTCACAGGTATGGTAGATGCATGTAGGAAAATTTACAAAGTGGAAGGTGTCTCGGGCCTTTATCGAGGGTTCTGGATAAGCTCCATTCAAATTGTCTCCGGAGTATTTTACGTATCAACCTATGAGGGAGTACGTCATTTGCTCAAACAGGATACACCTCTTGGACGCGTTGACTCAAAGGTCAAAGCGTTGATTGCTGGCGGCGCCGCTAGTTTAGTTGGACAAACGATAGTCGTCCCATTTGATGTTCTCAGTCAACATCTAATGGTTCTCGGGATAAATAGTACTAAACACGGCAGGGTATACGTAGATAAAGTGagttgtataaaatttttacaaaattctctaCATCTTTAATACAGATATTCATTTAAGACACCAATTCCAAATATCTTTTACAGATGGGAATGAATCCTTTGGGTCTGACCCTTGGACCTGGAAAGACTCGCGCGCAAATTTCAGCGGAAATAATAAGATTGATTTATCAGAGAGATGGTTATCGCGGTTTCTATCGAGGATACATGGCTTCTTTGTGTGCGTATGTGCCTAACAGCGCCCTTTGGTGGGGATTGTATACGGTTTATCaaggtaattattttatattttgtggcCATTAAAGTAGTTAAAACTCCATAATattagctaaaagttatcgaaattgaGAAAATTGCTGATTTCTgaggtttatttttttcttttatttaattaacgataaaaaaaattttggtcgtgAATACATGAATTTTGGTTCTGAAACAATGGaaacaatggaaaaaaattaacttataataGCTTAtgtagcaaaaatattttgctgcagttttaaataactaatttgtaaacgagtaagtttaaataaactttctcatgaatattttttagagttttagtactatatgtaaaaaatttgatttaattcatgTAATGCTActtttcatcaaatttataatacatacataatttgctaacataaagaaattttgtttcttcatgtaaacaaatttattccATTGTAAAGTTATTAGGTTGGCACAAAAAtcatatcattttgttttctatgtaaatgaaagtttttgctttatatgaaaaaatgccTTTTATTTGCATAATGAACGATTGACATGGCTTTTTAccaatctaatattttttctttttgacatttaaattttattaaaaaataatatgaaatggcATCGCtattcaaattttcttaaatcatgtttttctttttaaacgtgACTGTTGCTGCTCCCACTCATCATAAATGGCACTTTTATAAAGTTGCAACAGATCTAGTGTTTGACGTAGctgtttgttatttttagtggcaataaacaattaaaaaaagttttccatCAACCACTAGACTTTAGTGTCAATAAAGTGTAAAATTGCAAGTTGATCGATCAAACAGCCTTCAAGATATAATGGCTAC
Protein-coding regions in this window:
- the LOC105200124 gene encoding solute carrier family 25 member 44 — encoded protein: MSAVEATPFIRTIEWDMMDKTKFFPLSMLSSFSVRCCLYPLTVIKTRLQVQRQNHMYNGMVDACRKIYKVEGVSGLYRGFWISSIQIVSGVFYVSTYEGVRHLLKQDTPLGRVDSKVKALIAGGAASLVGQTIVVPFDVLSQHLMVLGINSTKHGRVYVDKMGMNPLGLTLGPGKTRAQISAEIIRLIYQRDGYRGFYRGYMASLCAYVPNSALWWGLYTVYQDELIRLLPSWFSHLCIQAMAGTLGGFTTTIITNPLDIVRARLQVQRLDSMLSAFRILWIEEGLHMFTKGLSARLVQSACFSFSIILGYETIKRVSITEEYKSYIRW